The Streptomyces sp. DG1A-41 genomic sequence GCAGATCGTCGACCCCGCCGGGCGGGAGGCCACCCTGTCCACCGTCCAGATCGACTTCCACCAGCCCGAACGCTTCGACCTGCACTACATCGGCGCCGACGGGGCGAAGCACCGCCCGGTCATGGTGCACCGCAGCATCATCGGCAGCGTGGAGCGCGCGGTCGCCCACCTCGTCGAGGCCCACGGCGGAGCCTTCCCGCCCTGGCTGGCCCCGGTGCAGCTGGTGATCCTGCCGGTGGGGGACGAGCAGAGCGAGGACGCCCACGCCCTGGCCCGCCGCGCCCACGACCTCGGCCTGCGCGCCGAGGTCGCCGGCCCGAGCACGGCACCCTCGCCGCCCGTGTCCGCCAGGCCCGGCTGGTCCCGTACCAGGCGGTGATCGGCGAGCGGGAGGCCGCCGCCGGGCTCGTGGCACTCCGGGTGCGCGACGGCCGCCGCCCGGACCCCCTCCCCGCCGCCGAGCTGCTGCGCCGTATCGGGGACCGGGTAGCGGCTCGCGCCACCGATCTGTGGGCACCGGCAGCTGTCTGAGCAGGCTCAGAACGCCCAACGCGTGTGGCTGAAGACGCCGTTGTCGCGGCCGAAGCCGTACGCCGTCGCCGGTGCCACCGCGAACACCACATCGTCCCCGCTGCGGAACGCGTCCCCCATGCCGTGGAAGGTGCCCTCGGGGGAGGTGATGTGCGGCCCGTACTTCGTCTCGAACGCCGTGATCACCTCCTCCAGCAGCGCCGGGTCGGCAACCGGCTCCGCCGTGCCCTCGACCACGAGGTCGAGCCCCTGGGCGAGCGAGTTCGCGCCGGTGGTCAGCGCACAGTGCGCGTCGTGCGCGAGGTTCTTCGCCTTCTGCTCCTCCCTGCCGGTGGAGAAGTACAGCGCTCCGTCGTGCCAGGCGGCGATGCAGGGCGTGACGTGCAGTCTGCCGTCGGGCCGCACCGTGGACACCCAGAAGATCTCGGCGGCCTCCAGATGCCGCTGGGCCTCAATCCAGTCGACGGCGGTGACGTTCGAGGCACCCGGGCGCGGATTGAGCGCGGAACTGTAACGGGCGTCGAGCTCGGTCGTGGGCTGCTTCGCGGGTCCTGGTGCGGGCATGGCGGATCTCCTTCGTCGGCTCTCTCCGATAACGACCGGCGGCCCGCACCGGAATCATCGCCACCCCAGGCCGTAGGGTCGCGGGTGCCGCTCCGCCCCGGAGCGGCCGGAGCGAAAGGAGGCCTGGTCGTGACGGACGGTCAGCGCATCCCGGTGATCATCGACTGCGACACCGGCGTCGACGACGCCCTCGCCCTGCTGTTCGCCGTACGGCACCCTGCGCTCGACGTGCGGGCGATCACCTGCGTGGCCGGGAACACGGACGTCGACGGCGTGGTCCGCAACACCCTGACCGTGCTGGAGGTGGCCGGTGCCGGGGACATTCCCGTCGCCCGGGGGGCCGAGCGTCCGCTGATCGAACCCGTGCGGACGGCGCGGCATGTGCACGGGCAGGACGGCATGGGGGATCTGGGGCTGCCCGCGCCGACCCGCGTGCCGGTCGACGTGGACGCGGTGGCGCTGCTGCGTCGCGAGATCCTCGCCTCGCCGAGGCCGGTCACGCTCATTCCCATGGCGCCCCTGACGAACATCGCGCTGCTGCTGCGGACGCACCCCGAGGTGACCCGCAACATCGAGCGGATCGTGTTCATGGGCGGCGCGGTGGCGACCGGGAACGCCACGCCGGTCGCGGAGTTCAACGTGTGGCACGACCCGGAGGCGGCGGCGGTTCTGCTCACCGCGGGGGTGCCGATCACGATGTACGGGCTGGACGTGTTCAAGAAGGTGCTGGTGTCGGCGGGGGAGGTGCAGCGGCTGCGGGCGAGTGCGGATCCGAGTCTGCGGATGGCCGGTGAGCTGCTCGCCCACCGGGATCCGGCCACGTCGGGCGATCCCACGCCCATGGGTGGGCTCGGTGACGCGGGTGCGGTCTGCGCGGTCGTCGACCCGAAGGGACTGACCACCGAGCGGCTGCAGGTCGAGGTCGTCCTCGCCCCGGGGCCCGCCCGCGGCCAGACGATCGTCGACCGCCGGCCGCGGCCCGGGGAGTCGGAGATCCACGGAGGTGCCCGTGAGCGGCCCCTGGTGGACGTGGCGCTGGGCGTGGACGTTGAGCGGTATGTGAAGCTATGGCTGAGAACGCTGGAGTAAGCCTGGGAGACGCCTCCCTAAGCACCCTTGCGCGGCCTGCCTCGTCTCGGGGCGGGCGGACGCCAAGAGTCCACGTCCTTGACTGAAAGGCCGAGGCGGGTGAGGTGTTCGTCATAGGCGCGCTCGAGGGTTTCCCGGTCCGGCGTCGGGCCAGTGCTGAGTCCGTCGTCGGGGGCCGTAACCCAGGGGAGAAGCTCTGAGAATGCCTTGAGCAGGGGCAGGGCCGACTCCGGACGCTGTGCATGGGCGTGGGAATCGGCTTCGAGGAGGTTGAGTACCACCATGGCCCGCTCGTCGGCGGTCCAGCCCGCCCAGCCGATCGGCGTGGTGGGAGACAGGGGTGAGAAGGATGAAGCGAACGAAACGAACCGCTCGTTCGGGACGTCGAACTTGCCGCGGTGCCGCCAGTAGGACGGCCTGAGGAAGTCCCCGGACGTGAAGCGCGGTAGGACCGGGCTCGAAAGGCGCACGTCGGCGACGAACTCCTGTCCGTCTTCTCGGCGTTGGACTTCCCATACCTTTTCCCAGACGCGCCGCTTGGCGAGACCCGACGTCTTGTACCGGAGAGGCGCAGCCTGCGGCACGTGTTCGTCGGCGAGCAGGTCCAGCAGCACGTCGGACGTCACGGCAGCGGGAGCGTAGAGCGCCGCCAGCGTGGTGAAGTCTTCGTTCCCACACAGCAGTTCGGCCAGTTGGCGGACCGTCCGGGCGACAGGTCGGCGCCCTGCCGGGGAAGACTCGTACCACAGGTGGGACGCCTCGCAGTGGTCGAGCAGGCGTTGCCGGAGCATGGGGCCAATCCTGGTTTCCCAGGGGTCGACCGACCAGCGGCGTTTGTACTCGGGCTGCTCCAGTAGCCTCAGTGACGCGTTCTGCTCGATCGCGTTCACCCGGCGTCGCACCAGCTCCCGGTACGCCGGAGGCCAGTGCTGGGGAGGGTTGGTCACCGGCGTCGCCGAGTGGCGCGTGAACCACTGCGTCTCCACCTCTCCCGCTGCGGCGCGCCGGGCGAGCACGATTTCGAAGGCTCGTTCCCCCAGGGCGAGATCGGGTACGTCCTCGAGCGGGCCGTTCAGTTCTCCGTCGTCG encodes the following:
- a CDS encoding pyridoxamine 5'-phosphate oxidase family protein — protein: MPAPGPAKQPTTELDARYSSALNPRPGASNVTAVDWIEAQRHLEAAEIFWVSTVRPDGRLHVTPCIAAWHDGALYFSTGREEQKAKNLAHDAHCALTTGANSLAQGLDLVVEGTAEPVADPALLEEVITAFETKYGPHITSPEGTFHGMGDAFRSGDDVVFAVAPATAYGFGRDNGVFSHTRWAF
- a CDS encoding nucleoside hydrolase, whose protein sequence is MTDGQRIPVIIDCDTGVDDALALLFAVRHPALDVRAITCVAGNTDVDGVVRNTLTVLEVAGAGDIPVARGAERPLIEPVRTARHVHGQDGMGDLGLPAPTRVPVDVDAVALLRREILASPRPVTLIPMAPLTNIALLLRTHPEVTRNIERIVFMGGAVATGNATPVAEFNVWHDPEAAAVLLTAGVPITMYGLDVFKKVLVSAGEVQRLRASADPSLRMAGELLAHRDPATSGDPTPMGGLGDAGAVCAVVDPKGLTTERLQVEVVLAPGPARGQTIVDRRPRPGESEIHGGARERPLVDVALGVDVERYVKLWLRTLE